The following coding sequences lie in one Daphnia pulex isolate KAP4 chromosome 1, ASM2113471v1 genomic window:
- the LOC124203136 gene encoding DNA-binding protein P3A2-like isoform X3 — protein sequence MVVKMATSNGGSLAVLAGSEAGNGSTSAGVDGTDAVAEACSGGRIQDDIADHTDDEQGGDVGSEDSDSMDFDDDDDDDGSDLMSNTTLGDDITAQLAAAGPVGMAAAAAINSSKKRKRPHSFETNPSIRRRQQTRLLRKLRQTIDEYATRVGQQAIVLIATPGKPQNNFRVFGAKPLEDVVKNVKSTVLQDLETALAHHAPPPAQDDPSLYELPPLVIDGIPTPVEKMTQAQLRAFIPLMLKFSTGRGKPGWGKESTRPPWWPGEVPWANVRMDARPEDDKQRVSWTHALRQIVINCYKYHGREDLLPAFSEDATEETSRPAKVIKTETETEQQQADRTAEVQPPQQQQQQQQQQQQQQPPSSQPAQLQQQQNVQQLVQSTPASTAQYAPTVVQTISNPDGTVSIIQVDPHSFTNSFFQVDPNNPIITLPDGTTAQVVATQGVATVNQCDDDDGNGGHDQQQQQSDRNHHLINPKPMIWQFVPTSQITGVTNSDGVTTLTNSADGTTVTTVDLSAVTESTIGQEGQHHILLTGEDGQTYPVSVSGMITVPAMYQAVVANISQMGQSDASVQVLGPLISSLPKSDSNGGDDGAMVSTTSAAAAAAGTAAGGMNVGGLSVTPVLALGPNGTQQHILQVTAAPMVTSQLLGEVDSSILASAMQQVTSGDVDLQETSPSSNSE from the exons ATGGTGGTGAAAATGGCTACCAGTAACGGCGGAAGCCTGGCCGTCCTAGCCGGCTCAGAGGCCGGAAATGGAAGCACTAGTGCCGGTGTTGACGGAACGGACGCCGTGGCCGAAGCTTGTTCAGGTGGACGCATCCAAGACGACATCGCCGACCACACGGATGACGAACAAGGTGGCGATGTCGGGTCGGAAGATTCAGATTCCATGgatttcgacgacgacgacgacgacgatggatCGGATCTCATGTCCAACACGACACTCGGCGATGACATCACCGCTCAGTTGGCAGCCGCTG gTCCCGTTGGCatggcggcggctgcggccaTCAACTCGTCCAAGAAGCGGAAGAGACCGCACTCGTTTGAGACGAATCCGTCCATTCGTCGGCGGCAACAGACCAGACTCCTCCGCAAACTCCGGCAGACCATTGACGAATACGCCACTCGGGTCGGACAACAAGCCATCGTATTAATCGCCACACCTGGAAAGCCGCAGAACAATTTCCGGGTCTTTGGTGCCAAACCTTTAGAAGACGTTGTCAAAAATGTCAAATCCACAGTCCTCCAG GATTTGGAAACGGCTTTGGCACACCACGCTCCACCCCCAGCTCAAGACGATCCATCGCTCTACGAGCTACCTCCGCTAGTCATAGACGGAATACCTACACCAGTCGAGAAAATGACGCAAGCACAGCTGCGAGCATTTATTCCGCTGATGCTCAAGTTTTCCACag GCCGAGGAAAACCCGGATGGGGTAAAGAATCCACACGGCCGCCTTGGTGGCCAGGAGAAGTACCTTGGGCTAATGTCCGAATGGACGCTCGTCCCGAAGATGACAAACAAAgg GTATCGTGGACGCATGCATTGCGGCAAATCGTCATCAATTGTTACAAGTATCACGGACGGGAAGATCTACTACCCGCCTTCTCCGAAGATGCAACGGAAGAAACTAGTCGTCCAGCCAAAGtgataaaaacagaaacagaaacGGAACAGCAACAAGCCGATCGAACAGCTGAAGTTCAGCcaccacaacagcagcaacaacagcaacaacaacaacagcaacaacaaccaccgtCGTCTCAACCGGCCCAACTTCAACAGCAACAGAATGTCCAGCAATTGGTTCAATCGACTCCGGCTTCTACTGCTCAGTATGCACCAACAGTCGTTCAAACCATCAGCAATCCAGACGGGACAGTGTCCATCATTCAG GTCGATCCTCATTCATTCACTAATTCATTCTTCCAGGTGGATCCCAACAATCCCATCATCACACTGCCGGACGGAACAACAGCTCAAGTGGTGGCCACCCAAGGAGTGGCCACCGTCAATCAgtgcgatgatgatgatggcaatGGCGGCCAcgaccaacagcagcaacagtctGATCGCAATCATCACCTCATCAATCCAAAGCCCATGATTTGGCAATTCGTCCCCACTTCGCAAATCACGGGAGTCACGAATTCGGACGGCGTCACGACGCTCACCAATTCCGCCGATGGCACGACAGTCACCACCGTCGACTTGTCGGCCGTTACCGAGTCCACCATTGGTCAAGAAGGACAGCACCACATCCTTCTCACCGGTGAAGATGGTCAAA CGTATCCAGTCAGCGTCTCAGGAATGATCACCGTGCCGGCCATGTACCAGGCCGTCGTTGCCAACATCTCACAGATGGGTCAATCGGATGCTTCTGTCCAG GTTTTGGGACCTTTAATATCGTCCCTACCGAAATCAGATTCTAATGGAGGAGATGATGGAGCCATGGTGTCGACaacttcagcagcagcagcagcagcagggacAGCAGCCGGGGGAATGAACGTCGGTGGACTGTCCGTCACCCCCGTCCTGGCACTGGGACCCAACGGGACGCAGCAACACATCCTGCAG GTGACGGCTGCGCCCATGGTGACTTCACAGCTTCTCGGCGAGGTCGACTCCTCCATTTTGGCATCGGCCATGCAGCAGGTGACGTCAGGTGACGTCGATCTTCAAGAAACGTCACCCTCTTCCAATTCAGAATAG
- the LOC124203136 gene encoding DNA-binding protein P3A2-like isoform X4 gives MVVKMATSNGGSLAVLAGSEAGNGSTSAGVDGTDAVAEACSGGRIQDDIADHTDDEQGGDVGSEDSDSMDFDDDDDDDGSDLMSNTTLGDDITAQLAAAGPVGMAAAAAINSSKKRKRPHSFETNPSIRRRQQTRLLRKLRQTIDEYATRVGQQAIVLIATPGKPQNNFRVFGAKPLEDVVKNVKSTVLQDLETALAHHAPPPAQDDPSLYELPPLVIDGIPTPVEKMTQAQLRAFIPLMLKFSTGRGKPGWGKESTRPPWWPGEVPWANVRMDARPEDDKQRVSWTHALRQIVINCYKYHGREDLLPAFSEDATEETSRPAKVIKTETETEQQQADRTAEVQPPQQQQQQQQQQQQQQPPSSQPAQLQQQQNVQQLVQSTPASTAQYAPTVVQTISNPDGTVSIIQVDPNNPIITLPDGTTAQVVATQGVATVNQCDDDDGNGGHDQQQQQSDRNHHLINPKPMIWQFVPTSQITGVTNSDGVTTLTNSADGTTVTTVDLSAVTESTIGQEGQHHILLTGEDGQTYPVSVSGMITVPAMYQAVVANISQMGQSDASVQVLGPLISSLPKSDSNGGDDGAMVSTTSAAAAAAGTAAGGMNVGGLSVTPVLALGPNGTQQHILQVTAAPMVTSQLLGEVDSSILASAMQQVTSGDVDLQETSPSSNSE, from the exons ATGGTGGTGAAAATGGCTACCAGTAACGGCGGAAGCCTGGCCGTCCTAGCCGGCTCAGAGGCCGGAAATGGAAGCACTAGTGCCGGTGTTGACGGAACGGACGCCGTGGCCGAAGCTTGTTCAGGTGGACGCATCCAAGACGACATCGCCGACCACACGGATGACGAACAAGGTGGCGATGTCGGGTCGGAAGATTCAGATTCCATGgatttcgacgacgacgacgacgacgatggatCGGATCTCATGTCCAACACGACACTCGGCGATGACATCACCGCTCAGTTGGCAGCCGCTG gTCCCGTTGGCatggcggcggctgcggccaTCAACTCGTCCAAGAAGCGGAAGAGACCGCACTCGTTTGAGACGAATCCGTCCATTCGTCGGCGGCAACAGACCAGACTCCTCCGCAAACTCCGGCAGACCATTGACGAATACGCCACTCGGGTCGGACAACAAGCCATCGTATTAATCGCCACACCTGGAAAGCCGCAGAACAATTTCCGGGTCTTTGGTGCCAAACCTTTAGAAGACGTTGTCAAAAATGTCAAATCCACAGTCCTCCAG GATTTGGAAACGGCTTTGGCACACCACGCTCCACCCCCAGCTCAAGACGATCCATCGCTCTACGAGCTACCTCCGCTAGTCATAGACGGAATACCTACACCAGTCGAGAAAATGACGCAAGCACAGCTGCGAGCATTTATTCCGCTGATGCTCAAGTTTTCCACag GCCGAGGAAAACCCGGATGGGGTAAAGAATCCACACGGCCGCCTTGGTGGCCAGGAGAAGTACCTTGGGCTAATGTCCGAATGGACGCTCGTCCCGAAGATGACAAACAAAgg GTATCGTGGACGCATGCATTGCGGCAAATCGTCATCAATTGTTACAAGTATCACGGACGGGAAGATCTACTACCCGCCTTCTCCGAAGATGCAACGGAAGAAACTAGTCGTCCAGCCAAAGtgataaaaacagaaacagaaacGGAACAGCAACAAGCCGATCGAACAGCTGAAGTTCAGCcaccacaacagcagcaacaacagcaacaacaacaacagcaacaacaaccaccgtCGTCTCAACCGGCCCAACTTCAACAGCAACAGAATGTCCAGCAATTGGTTCAATCGACTCCGGCTTCTACTGCTCAGTATGCACCAACAGTCGTTCAAACCATCAGCAATCCAGACGGGACAGTGTCCATCATTCAG GTGGATCCCAACAATCCCATCATCACACTGCCGGACGGAACAACAGCTCAAGTGGTGGCCACCCAAGGAGTGGCCACCGTCAATCAgtgcgatgatgatgatggcaatGGCGGCCAcgaccaacagcagcaacagtctGATCGCAATCATCACCTCATCAATCCAAAGCCCATGATTTGGCAATTCGTCCCCACTTCGCAAATCACGGGAGTCACGAATTCGGACGGCGTCACGACGCTCACCAATTCCGCCGATGGCACGACAGTCACCACCGTCGACTTGTCGGCCGTTACCGAGTCCACCATTGGTCAAGAAGGACAGCACCACATCCTTCTCACCGGTGAAGATGGTCAAA CGTATCCAGTCAGCGTCTCAGGAATGATCACCGTGCCGGCCATGTACCAGGCCGTCGTTGCCAACATCTCACAGATGGGTCAATCGGATGCTTCTGTCCAG GTTTTGGGACCTTTAATATCGTCCCTACCGAAATCAGATTCTAATGGAGGAGATGATGGAGCCATGGTGTCGACaacttcagcagcagcagcagcagcagggacAGCAGCCGGGGGAATGAACGTCGGTGGACTGTCCGTCACCCCCGTCCTGGCACTGGGACCCAACGGGACGCAGCAACACATCCTGCAG GTGACGGCTGCGCCCATGGTGACTTCACAGCTTCTCGGCGAGGTCGACTCCTCCATTTTGGCATCGGCCATGCAGCAGGTGACGTCAGGTGACGTCGATCTTCAAGAAACGTCACCCTCTTCCAATTCAGAATAG
- the LOC124203136 gene encoding DNA-binding protein P3A2-like isoform X1, translating into MVVKMATSNGGSLAVLAGSEAGNGSTSAGVDGTDAVAEACSGGRIQDDIADHTDDEQGGDVGSEDSDSMDFDDDDDDDGSDLMSNTTLGDDITAQLAAAGPVGMAAAAAINSSKKRKRPHSFETNPSIRRRQQTRLLRKLRQTIDEYATRVGQQAIVLIATPGKPQNNFRVFGAKPLEDVVKNVKSTVLQDLETALAHHAPPPAQDDPSLYELPPLVIDGIPTPVEKMTQAQLRAFIPLMLKFSTGRGKPGWGKESTRPPWWPGEVPWANVRMDARPEDDKQRVSWTHALRQIVINCYKYHGREDLLPAFSEDATEETSRPAKVIKTETETEQQQADRTAEVQPPQQQQQQQQQQQQQQPPSSQPAQLQQQQNVQQLVQSTPASTAQYAPTVVQTISNPDGTVSIIQVDPHSFTNSFFQVDPNNPIITLPDGTTAQVVATQGVATVNQCDDDDGNGGHDQQQQQSDRNHHLINPKPMIWQFVPTSQITGVTNSDGVTTLTNSADGTTVTTVDLSAVTESTIGQEGQHHILLTGEDGQTYPVSVSGMITVPAMYQAVVANISQMGQSDASVQVLGPLISSLPKSDSNGGDDGAMVSTTSAAAAAAGTAAGGMNVGGLSVTPVLALGPNGTQQHILQVFDVNQSRTTMWLTGDGQKVTAAPMVTSQLLGEVDSSILASAMQQVTSGDVDLQETSPSSNSE; encoded by the exons ATGGTGGTGAAAATGGCTACCAGTAACGGCGGAAGCCTGGCCGTCCTAGCCGGCTCAGAGGCCGGAAATGGAAGCACTAGTGCCGGTGTTGACGGAACGGACGCCGTGGCCGAAGCTTGTTCAGGTGGACGCATCCAAGACGACATCGCCGACCACACGGATGACGAACAAGGTGGCGATGTCGGGTCGGAAGATTCAGATTCCATGgatttcgacgacgacgacgacgacgatggatCGGATCTCATGTCCAACACGACACTCGGCGATGACATCACCGCTCAGTTGGCAGCCGCTG gTCCCGTTGGCatggcggcggctgcggccaTCAACTCGTCCAAGAAGCGGAAGAGACCGCACTCGTTTGAGACGAATCCGTCCATTCGTCGGCGGCAACAGACCAGACTCCTCCGCAAACTCCGGCAGACCATTGACGAATACGCCACTCGGGTCGGACAACAAGCCATCGTATTAATCGCCACACCTGGAAAGCCGCAGAACAATTTCCGGGTCTTTGGTGCCAAACCTTTAGAAGACGTTGTCAAAAATGTCAAATCCACAGTCCTCCAG GATTTGGAAACGGCTTTGGCACACCACGCTCCACCCCCAGCTCAAGACGATCCATCGCTCTACGAGCTACCTCCGCTAGTCATAGACGGAATACCTACACCAGTCGAGAAAATGACGCAAGCACAGCTGCGAGCATTTATTCCGCTGATGCTCAAGTTTTCCACag GCCGAGGAAAACCCGGATGGGGTAAAGAATCCACACGGCCGCCTTGGTGGCCAGGAGAAGTACCTTGGGCTAATGTCCGAATGGACGCTCGTCCCGAAGATGACAAACAAAgg GTATCGTGGACGCATGCATTGCGGCAAATCGTCATCAATTGTTACAAGTATCACGGACGGGAAGATCTACTACCCGCCTTCTCCGAAGATGCAACGGAAGAAACTAGTCGTCCAGCCAAAGtgataaaaacagaaacagaaacGGAACAGCAACAAGCCGATCGAACAGCTGAAGTTCAGCcaccacaacagcagcaacaacagcaacaacaacaacagcaacaacaaccaccgtCGTCTCAACCGGCCCAACTTCAACAGCAACAGAATGTCCAGCAATTGGTTCAATCGACTCCGGCTTCTACTGCTCAGTATGCACCAACAGTCGTTCAAACCATCAGCAATCCAGACGGGACAGTGTCCATCATTCAG GTCGATCCTCATTCATTCACTAATTCATTCTTCCAGGTGGATCCCAACAATCCCATCATCACACTGCCGGACGGAACAACAGCTCAAGTGGTGGCCACCCAAGGAGTGGCCACCGTCAATCAgtgcgatgatgatgatggcaatGGCGGCCAcgaccaacagcagcaacagtctGATCGCAATCATCACCTCATCAATCCAAAGCCCATGATTTGGCAATTCGTCCCCACTTCGCAAATCACGGGAGTCACGAATTCGGACGGCGTCACGACGCTCACCAATTCCGCCGATGGCACGACAGTCACCACCGTCGACTTGTCGGCCGTTACCGAGTCCACCATTGGTCAAGAAGGACAGCACCACATCCTTCTCACCGGTGAAGATGGTCAAA CGTATCCAGTCAGCGTCTCAGGAATGATCACCGTGCCGGCCATGTACCAGGCCGTCGTTGCCAACATCTCACAGATGGGTCAATCGGATGCTTCTGTCCAG GTTTTGGGACCTTTAATATCGTCCCTACCGAAATCAGATTCTAATGGAGGAGATGATGGAGCCATGGTGTCGACaacttcagcagcagcagcagcagcagggacAGCAGCCGGGGGAATGAACGTCGGTGGACTGTCCGTCACCCCCGTCCTGGCACTGGGACCCAACGGGACGCAGCAACACATCCTGCAGGTATTTGACGTTAATCAATCTCGTACCACCATGTGGCTAACGGGCGACGGGCAAAAGGTGACGGCTGCGCCCATGGTGACTTCACAGCTTCTCGGCGAGGTCGACTCCTCCATTTTGGCATCGGCCATGCAGCAGGTGACGTCAGGTGACGTCGATCTTCAAGAAACGTCACCCTCTTCCAATTCAGAATAG
- the LOC124203136 gene encoding DNA-binding protein P3A2-like isoform X2, with protein sequence MVVKMATSNGGSLAVLAGSEAGNGSTSAGVDGTDAVAEACSGGRIQDDIADHTDDEQGGDVGSEDSDSMDFDDDDDDDGSDLMSNTTLGDDITAQLAAAGPVGMAAAAAINSSKKRKRPHSFETNPSIRRRQQTRLLRKLRQTIDEYATRVGQQAIVLIATPGKPQNNFRVFGAKPLEDVVKNVKSTVLQDLETALAHHAPPPAQDDPSLYELPPLVIDGIPTPVEKMTQAQLRAFIPLMLKFSTGRGKPGWGKESTRPPWWPGEVPWANVRMDARPEDDKQRVSWTHALRQIVINCYKYHGREDLLPAFSEDATEETSRPAKVIKTETETEQQQADRTAEVQPPQQQQQQQQQQQQQQPPSSQPAQLQQQQNVQQLVQSTPASTAQYAPTVVQTISNPDGTVSIIQVDPNNPIITLPDGTTAQVVATQGVATVNQCDDDDGNGGHDQQQQQSDRNHHLINPKPMIWQFVPTSQITGVTNSDGVTTLTNSADGTTVTTVDLSAVTESTIGQEGQHHILLTGEDGQTYPVSVSGMITVPAMYQAVVANISQMGQSDASVQVLGPLISSLPKSDSNGGDDGAMVSTTSAAAAAAGTAAGGMNVGGLSVTPVLALGPNGTQQHILQVFDVNQSRTTMWLTGDGQKVTAAPMVTSQLLGEVDSSILASAMQQVTSGDVDLQETSPSSNSE encoded by the exons ATGGTGGTGAAAATGGCTACCAGTAACGGCGGAAGCCTGGCCGTCCTAGCCGGCTCAGAGGCCGGAAATGGAAGCACTAGTGCCGGTGTTGACGGAACGGACGCCGTGGCCGAAGCTTGTTCAGGTGGACGCATCCAAGACGACATCGCCGACCACACGGATGACGAACAAGGTGGCGATGTCGGGTCGGAAGATTCAGATTCCATGgatttcgacgacgacgacgacgacgatggatCGGATCTCATGTCCAACACGACACTCGGCGATGACATCACCGCTCAGTTGGCAGCCGCTG gTCCCGTTGGCatggcggcggctgcggccaTCAACTCGTCCAAGAAGCGGAAGAGACCGCACTCGTTTGAGACGAATCCGTCCATTCGTCGGCGGCAACAGACCAGACTCCTCCGCAAACTCCGGCAGACCATTGACGAATACGCCACTCGGGTCGGACAACAAGCCATCGTATTAATCGCCACACCTGGAAAGCCGCAGAACAATTTCCGGGTCTTTGGTGCCAAACCTTTAGAAGACGTTGTCAAAAATGTCAAATCCACAGTCCTCCAG GATTTGGAAACGGCTTTGGCACACCACGCTCCACCCCCAGCTCAAGACGATCCATCGCTCTACGAGCTACCTCCGCTAGTCATAGACGGAATACCTACACCAGTCGAGAAAATGACGCAAGCACAGCTGCGAGCATTTATTCCGCTGATGCTCAAGTTTTCCACag GCCGAGGAAAACCCGGATGGGGTAAAGAATCCACACGGCCGCCTTGGTGGCCAGGAGAAGTACCTTGGGCTAATGTCCGAATGGACGCTCGTCCCGAAGATGACAAACAAAgg GTATCGTGGACGCATGCATTGCGGCAAATCGTCATCAATTGTTACAAGTATCACGGACGGGAAGATCTACTACCCGCCTTCTCCGAAGATGCAACGGAAGAAACTAGTCGTCCAGCCAAAGtgataaaaacagaaacagaaacGGAACAGCAACAAGCCGATCGAACAGCTGAAGTTCAGCcaccacaacagcagcaacaacagcaacaacaacaacagcaacaacaaccaccgtCGTCTCAACCGGCCCAACTTCAACAGCAACAGAATGTCCAGCAATTGGTTCAATCGACTCCGGCTTCTACTGCTCAGTATGCACCAACAGTCGTTCAAACCATCAGCAATCCAGACGGGACAGTGTCCATCATTCAG GTGGATCCCAACAATCCCATCATCACACTGCCGGACGGAACAACAGCTCAAGTGGTGGCCACCCAAGGAGTGGCCACCGTCAATCAgtgcgatgatgatgatggcaatGGCGGCCAcgaccaacagcagcaacagtctGATCGCAATCATCACCTCATCAATCCAAAGCCCATGATTTGGCAATTCGTCCCCACTTCGCAAATCACGGGAGTCACGAATTCGGACGGCGTCACGACGCTCACCAATTCCGCCGATGGCACGACAGTCACCACCGTCGACTTGTCGGCCGTTACCGAGTCCACCATTGGTCAAGAAGGACAGCACCACATCCTTCTCACCGGTGAAGATGGTCAAA CGTATCCAGTCAGCGTCTCAGGAATGATCACCGTGCCGGCCATGTACCAGGCCGTCGTTGCCAACATCTCACAGATGGGTCAATCGGATGCTTCTGTCCAG GTTTTGGGACCTTTAATATCGTCCCTACCGAAATCAGATTCTAATGGAGGAGATGATGGAGCCATGGTGTCGACaacttcagcagcagcagcagcagcagggacAGCAGCCGGGGGAATGAACGTCGGTGGACTGTCCGTCACCCCCGTCCTGGCACTGGGACCCAACGGGACGCAGCAACACATCCTGCAGGTATTTGACGTTAATCAATCTCGTACCACCATGTGGCTAACGGGCGACGGGCAAAAGGTGACGGCTGCGCCCATGGTGACTTCACAGCTTCTCGGCGAGGTCGACTCCTCCATTTTGGCATCGGCCATGCAGCAGGTGACGTCAGGTGACGTCGATCTTCAAGAAACGTCACCCTCTTCCAATTCAGAATAG